A window from Tenacibaculum singaporense encodes these proteins:
- a CDS encoding type I phosphomannose isomerase catalytic subunit encodes MINQLLRFTPILKQKIWGGKKLNQLLHKKSDGSNIGESWEISDVDGDESVVSNGNLKGRTLRSLLKEYKHDLVGDYVYKTFGKQFPLLIKFIDAKKVLSIQVHPDDDLAGLQESFGKTEMWYVMQADNEANIIIGFKENSNKEEYIHHLNNKTLLSILNVDKVSKGDVYFVPPGRVHAIGAGLLIAEIQQTSDITYRIYDWDRKDIDGNYRELHTEKALEAIDFSAKSSYKTTYKKQKNVANQVVTCPYFTTNILLVEGKKEIDLFKKDCFVIYMCVEGEVTFFYESQQEVVRKGETILIPACIDKVEILSENSSELLETYIK; translated from the coding sequence ATGATAAACCAATTACTACGATTTACTCCAATTTTAAAACAAAAAATTTGGGGAGGAAAAAAGCTTAACCAACTACTTCATAAAAAATCAGATGGATCTAATATAGGAGAGAGTTGGGAAATTTCTGATGTTGATGGAGATGAATCAGTCGTTAGTAATGGTAATCTTAAAGGAAGAACATTAAGAAGTCTTTTAAAAGAGTATAAGCACGATTTAGTAGGTGACTATGTATATAAAACTTTTGGAAAACAATTTCCGTTATTAATAAAATTTATAGATGCAAAAAAGGTTTTAAGTATTCAAGTACACCCAGATGATGATTTAGCAGGGCTTCAAGAGTCTTTTGGGAAGACAGAGATGTGGTATGTAATGCAAGCTGATAATGAAGCTAACATTATTATAGGATTCAAAGAAAACTCTAATAAAGAAGAATATATACATCACCTGAATAACAAGACTCTCTTAAGTATTTTAAATGTAGATAAAGTATCCAAAGGAGATGTTTATTTTGTGCCACCAGGAAGAGTACACGCTATTGGTGCTGGTTTACTGATTGCAGAAATTCAACAAACCTCAGATATAACTTACCGTATTTATGATTGGGATAGGAAAGATATTGATGGTAATTACCGAGAATTGCATACAGAAAAAGCATTAGAAGCTATTGATTTCTCAGCGAAGAGTTCCTACAAAACAACTTATAAGAAACAAAAGAATGTAGCAAATCAAGTAGTTACATGTCCTTATTTTACAACTAATATACTCCTAGTAGAAGGAAAGAAAGAAATTGATTTATTTAAAAAAGATTGTTTTGTAATTTATATGTGTGTAGAAGGGGAGGTAACATTCTTTTATGAAAGTCAACAAGAAGTTGTAAGAAAAGGAGAAACAATCTTGATACCAGCATGTATTGATAAAGTGGAAATTTTATCAGAAAATTCTTCGGAGCTATTAGAAACGTATATAAAATAA
- the yaaA gene encoding peroxide stress protein YaaA yields MKIIISPAKSLDFESKVTTDVYTQPRFLEQSEKLNKKLKTLSRKKLSELMKISDDLASLNYDRNQDWQPPFSLDNAKQAVFAFTGEVYRGIDASSISEDKIPVLQEKLRILSGLYGLLKPLDLIQPYRLEMGTKLKVGRRENLYKFWDTTLAESLNEELGDGELLINLASTEYFKALPKKALKVPMITPVFKDFKNGQYKTIMTFAKKARGLMVRYIIDNNVETLEELKGFDVEGYGFSEEMSTETELVFTR; encoded by the coding sequence ATGAAAATTATAATATCACCAGCAAAATCGTTAGACTTTGAAAGCAAAGTTACTACTGATGTATATACACAACCTAGGTTTTTAGAACAATCTGAAAAACTGAATAAGAAGTTAAAAACATTATCAAGAAAAAAATTAAGCGAGTTAATGAAGATTTCTGATGATTTAGCAAGTTTAAATTATGATAGAAATCAAGATTGGCAACCTCCTTTTTCTTTAGATAATGCAAAACAAGCAGTATTTGCGTTTACAGGTGAAGTGTACAGAGGTATTGATGCCAGTTCTATATCAGAAGATAAGATTCCAGTTTTACAAGAGAAATTAAGAATTTTATCAGGGTTATACGGTTTGTTAAAACCGTTGGATTTAATTCAACCTTATCGTTTAGAAATGGGAACTAAGTTAAAAGTAGGTAGAAGAGAAAACTTATATAAGTTTTGGGATACTACATTGGCTGAGTCGCTAAATGAAGAATTAGGAGATGGAGAGTTGTTAATTAATTTAGCAAGTACAGAATATTTTAAAGCACTTCCTAAAAAAGCATTAAAAGTACCTATGATAACTCCCGTTTTTAAAGATTTTAAAAATGGACAGTATAAAACTATTATGACCTTTGCTAAGAAAGCTCGTGGATTAATGGTGCGTTACATTATAGATAATAACGTGGAGACTTTAGAAGAGTTAAAAGGTTTTGATGTGGAAGGATACGGTTTTTCTGAAGAAATGTCTACCGAAACTGAATTAGTATTTACAAGATAG
- a CDS encoding HAD family hydrolase: MNNIKIISFDADDTLWVNETYFRDAEDDFARLLSDYETENKIHQELFKKEIENLKIYGYGVKGFMLSMVECALEISNYKISPKKMEAILEIGKDMLEKPIELLDGVEEVLQELHGKYKLIVATKGDLLDQERKLAKSGILKYFHHTEVMSEKKKTDYKKLVKRLDINPSEFLMIGNSLKSDVLPLIEIGATAIHVPFHTTWAHEEVKEEQKSDAYKTVSSITDVLKFL, translated from the coding sequence ATGAATAATATTAAAATAATATCCTTTGATGCTGATGATACTCTTTGGGTAAACGAGACCTACTTTCGTGATGCTGAAGATGATTTTGCTCGATTATTGTCCGATTATGAAACAGAGAATAAAATCCATCAAGAGTTATTTAAAAAAGAAATAGAAAATCTTAAAATATACGGGTACGGAGTAAAAGGTTTTATGCTGTCAATGGTTGAATGCGCTCTGGAAATTTCTAACTATAAAATCAGTCCTAAAAAAATGGAAGCAATTCTTGAAATAGGAAAAGACATGTTAGAAAAACCAATAGAGTTGCTAGATGGGGTAGAAGAGGTGTTACAAGAATTGCATGGAAAATATAAATTAATTGTAGCAACCAAAGGAGACTTATTAGATCAAGAACGTAAGTTGGCTAAATCAGGAATTTTGAAATATTTTCATCATACAGAAGTGATGAGTGAGAAGAAAAAAACTGATTATAAAAAATTAGTAAAACGCTTGGATATTAATCCTTCAGAGTTTTTAATGATTGGAAACTCATTAAAATCAGATGTGTTACCGTTAATTGAAATAGGAGCAACAGCAATTCATGTTCCGTTTCATACAACATGGGCACACGAAGAAGTTAAAGAAGAGCAAAAATCAGATGCTTACAAAACAGTATCTAGTATTACAGATGTATTAAAATTTTTATAA
- a CDS encoding TonB-dependent receptor codes for MAITLKGDQKINTVPTTKMKALKINLNAHIYGTFAEIGAGQETVRNFFRAGGASGTIAKAMSAYDKDFSDAIYGVEKDNRYVTEPRLKKMLKHEMDLIEERLDRQKHPDKLFFSYANTVATINFTKKFKGHGWVGIRFQLDPLEDYNEIVLHLRFKETDARQQQETLGVLGVNLIYGAYYLNDNPKDLLKSFYDNIDKDRLEIDMINFSGPRFMYVDNRLMSLQLVKNGMTNAVMFGPDGNNLLPAQVLYKKNILALRGSYRPVTKVNMDMFERAKQLFFDENKVDPKKTKIIFEITLSNLRAEGEINERDFLDRAELLCSLGQNVMITNYQEYFKLVEYFSEYTKERMGLAMGVYNLIQIFDEKYYRDLSGGILEAFGKLFYRDLKVYMYPYKNEETGEYITSENLKVHPRMKELYKFFKNNGRLIDIKDFNPDILHIFSRKVLKKIKNGEDGWEEMLPKGVSETIKEKRLFGCTKRIR; via the coding sequence ATGGCAATTACGTTAAAAGGAGATCAAAAGATAAACACTGTACCAACTACCAAGATGAAAGCGTTAAAAATTAACTTAAACGCTCATATATATGGAACTTTTGCAGAAATTGGAGCTGGTCAAGAAACTGTTCGTAATTTTTTTAGAGCTGGTGGAGCTTCTGGTACAATAGCAAAAGCTATGAGTGCTTATGATAAAGATTTTTCTGATGCCATTTATGGAGTTGAGAAAGACAATCGTTATGTTACCGAACCTCGATTAAAAAAGATGCTAAAGCATGAAATGGATTTAATTGAGGAGCGTCTTGATCGTCAAAAACATCCTGATAAATTATTTTTTAGTTATGCTAACACGGTAGCAACCATTAACTTCACGAAGAAATTCAAAGGTCATGGTTGGGTTGGTATTCGTTTTCAATTAGACCCATTAGAAGATTATAATGAAATTGTTTTACACCTTCGTTTTAAAGAAACTGATGCTCGTCAACAACAGGAAACATTAGGAGTTTTAGGTGTAAATTTAATTTACGGAGCCTACTATTTAAATGACAATCCAAAAGATTTATTAAAGTCTTTTTATGATAACATTGATAAAGATCGTTTAGAGATTGACATGATTAATTTCTCTGGACCTCGCTTTATGTATGTTGACAACCGTTTAATGAGTTTACAACTTGTTAAAAACGGAATGACAAACGCAGTAATGTTTGGTCCTGACGGAAACAACTTATTGCCTGCACAAGTACTTTACAAAAAGAATATTTTAGCACTTCGTGGTAGCTACAGACCTGTTACTAAGGTAAACATGGATATGTTTGAACGTGCTAAACAACTATTTTTTGATGAGAATAAGGTAGACCCTAAGAAAACAAAAATCATTTTTGAAATTACCTTAAGTAATCTTCGTGCTGAAGGGGAAATTAATGAACGTGACTTCTTAGATAGAGCCGAACTATTATGTTCTCTTGGTCAAAACGTTATGATTACCAATTATCAAGAATATTTTAAGTTAGTGGAATACTTTAGTGAATATACCAAAGAGCGTATGGGACTTGCTATGGGTGTTTACAACTTGATTCAGATTTTTGATGAAAAATACTACCGTGATTTAAGTGGAGGTATTTTAGAAGCTTTTGGTAAACTTTTCTACAGAGACTTAAAGGTATACATGTATCCTTATAAAAATGAGGAAACAGGCGAGTATATAACTAGTGAAAACCTTAAAGTACATCCAAGAATGAAAGAACTTTACAAGTTCTTTAAAAACAATGGTCGATTAATTGATATAAAAGATTTTAATCCTGATATTTTACACATTTTCTCTAGAAAAGTTTTAAAGAAGATAAAAAACGGAGAAGATGGATGGGAAGAAATGCTTCCTAAAGGAGTATCTGAAACCATTAAAGAAAAACGTTTATTTGGGTGCACAAAAAGAATTAGATAG
- a CDS encoding CatA-like O-acetyltransferase: MKYLDIESWNRKELFRHFRTLEDPTFGLVADVDVSIIYQLAKEKNQSFFVRYLHACMKAINTVENLKYRLEDDMVVVYERINASATIARPDNTFGFSYIGYSESFEEFQLNFQKEKERILNSNDLFPPKYSLGCIHCSAIPWVSFSGHKEPFSGNKNDSVPQLAFGKIKEQNKKMLMPVAINVNHALVDGYHVGQFFGKFQQELDKID, from the coding sequence ATGAAATACCTAGATATTGAAAGTTGGAATAGGAAAGAACTTTTTAGACATTTTAGAACTTTAGAAGATCCAACTTTTGGATTAGTTGCAGATGTAGATGTGTCTATAATCTATCAATTAGCAAAAGAAAAGAATCAGTCCTTTTTTGTCCGATACTTACATGCTTGTATGAAAGCTATAAATACAGTTGAGAATTTAAAATATAGATTAGAGGATGATATGGTTGTTGTTTATGAACGAATTAATGCTTCAGCAACTATTGCAAGACCTGATAATACTTTTGGATTCTCGTATATAGGTTATTCTGAAAGCTTTGAGGAATTCCAACTTAATTTTCAAAAGGAAAAAGAACGAATTTTAAATTCTAATGATTTGTTTCCGCCTAAGTACTCTTTAGGATGTATACATTGCTCAGCTATTCCTTGGGTTAGTTTTTCAGGGCATAAAGAGCCGTTTTCAGGAAATAAAAACGATAGCGTACCTCAATTGGCTTTTGGTAAAATAAAGGAGCAAAATAAAAAAATGTTAATGCCTGTAGCGATTAATGTAAACCATGCTTTGGTAGATGGATATCATGTAGGGCAGTTTTTTGGAAAATTTCAACAAGAATTAGATAAAATCGATTAA
- a CDS encoding 6-pyruvoyl trahydropterin synthase family protein — translation MPKVTVHRKAHFNAAHRLFNPKWSNEKNYEVFGKCSNPNYHGHNYELIVSLTGEIDQETGYVYDLGKLKDLIKLKVEDTLDHKNLNIEVEEFKNVNPTVENISVVIYNKLRVSIPEKLDLEVTLYETPRNYVTYRGA, via the coding sequence ATGCCTAAAGTAACAGTTCATAGAAAAGCACATTTTAATGCTGCACACAGGTTATTTAACCCTAAATGGTCTAATGAGAAAAATTACGAAGTTTTTGGTAAGTGTAGTAACCCTAATTACCATGGTCATAATTATGAACTAATTGTTTCATTAACTGGTGAAATAGACCAAGAAACAGGTTATGTATATGATTTAGGTAAGCTGAAAGATTTAATTAAGCTGAAAGTAGAAGACACTTTAGATCATAAAAACTTAAATATTGAAGTAGAGGAGTTTAAGAATGTTAATCCTACAGTAGAAAATATATCAGTGGTAATTTATAACAAGTTACGTGTAAGTATTCCAGAAAAACTAGACCTAGAAGTTACACTATACGAAACACCAAGAAACTACGTAACATATAGAGGTGCATAA
- the kdsB gene encoding 3-deoxy-manno-octulosonate cytidylyltransferase yields the protein MKIIAMIPARYSASRFPGKLMKDLGGKPVIVRTYEAAVKANLFDEVYVVTDSEVIYNSIEKVGGKVLMSKKEHECGSDRIAEAVENLDVDIVVNVQGDEPFIDTVSLSKLISVFKSDTQKEIDLASLKVKMTNEEDIQNPNNVKVITDANDFAIYFSRSVIPYHRDKEVAVNYYKHKGVYAFRKEALIDFYYTPMTPIEAAEKIECIRYLEVGKKIKMIETSVESIGIDTPEDLEKAIKLLENE from the coding sequence ATGAAGATAATAGCAATGATACCTGCACGTTATAGTGCGTCACGTTTTCCGGGGAAATTGATGAAGGACTTAGGAGGAAAACCTGTAATTGTAAGAACCTATGAAGCAGCTGTAAAAGCAAACCTTTTTGATGAGGTATATGTGGTAACCGATTCCGAAGTAATTTATAACTCTATAGAAAAAGTAGGAGGTAAGGTTTTAATGAGTAAAAAGGAACATGAATGTGGTTCTGATAGAATAGCAGAAGCAGTTGAAAATTTAGATGTAGATATTGTGGTGAATGTACAAGGAGACGAACCTTTTATTGATACAGTTTCATTATCAAAACTAATTAGTGTTTTTAAATCTGATACTCAAAAAGAAATAGATTTAGCATCACTGAAAGTAAAAATGACGAATGAGGAAGATATTCAAAATCCAAATAACGTTAAGGTAATTACTGATGCAAATGATTTTGCTATTTACTTTTCAAGAAGTGTAATTCCATATCATCGAGATAAAGAAGTTGCTGTAAACTATTATAAGCACAAAGGAGTTTATGCATTCAGAAAAGAAGCGTTAATTGATTTTTATTATACACCAATGACACCAATAGAGGCTGCTGAAAAAATTGAATGTATTCGTTACTTAGAAGTAGGGAAAAAAATAAAAATGATAGAAACTTCAGTAGAAAGTATTGGTATTGATACTCCTGAAGACCTAGAAAAAGCCATAAAATTATTAGAAAATGAATAA
- a CDS encoding RNA polymerase sigma factor: protein MIDEITLIDQLQQSTTKEVAFKSLVSQYKERLYWHIRKIVISHEDADDVLQNTFIKVYKNINQFKRDSKLFSWMYRIATNEAITFINKKAKEKNIHISDYQLQITSTLDSDYWFSGDEIQLILQKAIATLPQKQQLVFNMKYFDEMKYEEISEILDTSVGALKASYHIAAKKIEHFIKNYN, encoded by the coding sequence TTGATTGACGAAATTACACTTATAGATCAATTACAGCAATCTACTACTAAAGAGGTTGCTTTTAAAAGCCTTGTATCGCAATATAAAGAGCGATTGTATTGGCATATACGAAAGATTGTAATTTCTCATGAAGATGCTGATGATGTTTTACAAAACACCTTTATAAAGGTTTACAAAAACATTAATCAGTTTAAAAGAGATAGTAAACTATTTTCCTGGATGTATAGAATAGCTACTAACGAAGCTATAACTTTCATCAATAAAAAAGCTAAAGAAAAAAACATTCATATTTCTGATTATCAACTACAAATCACTTCTACCCTAGATAGTGATTATTGGTTTTCAGGTGATGAAATTCAACTTATTTTACAAAAAGCAATTGCTACATTGCCTCAAAAGCAGCAATTAGTCTTTAATATGAAGTACTTTGATGAAATGAAATATGAGGAAATCTCTGAGATTCTTGACACCTCAGTCGGAGCTTTAAAAGCCTCGTATCATATAGCAGCAAAAAAAATAGAGCATTTTATAAAGAACTATAATTAA
- a CDS encoding SanA/YdcF family protein, translated as MKRKKVAILFLLSCLLVITSIYVSNKVIINNAEGKLFNSTENISKNKVGLLLGTVKYLSDGRINLYYQFRLNAAVELYKAEKIDFILVSGDNGSQGYDEPTDFKNDLIEAGIPESKIYLDYAGFRTLDSMVRVKEVFGQTSVTIISQQFHNERALYLANHFDIEAIGYNARGVSGKKAIKVQLREYLARVKVFVDILLNVNPKFLGEPVEIK; from the coding sequence ATGAAACGAAAAAAAGTTGCTATTCTTTTTCTTTTAAGTTGTTTACTAGTTATTACTTCTATTTATGTTTCAAACAAAGTAATAATTAATAATGCAGAAGGAAAATTATTTAATTCTACAGAAAATATATCTAAAAATAAAGTAGGGCTGTTATTAGGTACAGTAAAGTATTTGTCTGATGGGAGAATAAATCTGTATTATCAATTTCGTTTGAATGCTGCTGTGGAGTTATACAAAGCTGAAAAAATTGATTTTATTTTAGTAAGTGGCGATAATGGCTCCCAAGGATATGATGAACCAACAGATTTTAAAAATGATTTGATTGAAGCAGGAATTCCTGAGAGTAAAATTTATTTAGATTATGCTGGTTTTAGAACCTTAGATTCGATGGTAAGGGTTAAAGAGGTTTTTGGTCAAACCTCAGTAACAATAATATCTCAACAATTTCATAATGAAAGAGCATTGTATTTGGCAAACCATTTTGATATTGAAGCAATAGGGTATAACGCCAGAGGAGTTTCAGGAAAAAAAGCTATAAAAGTTCAATTAAGAGAATATTTAGCAAGGGTAAAAGTATTTGTAGATATTCTCTTAAATGTTAACCCTAAGTTTTTAGGAGAACCTGTTGAAATAAAATAA
- the idi gene encoding isopentenyl-diphosphate Delta-isomerase, translating into MKEQVILVDQQDNPIGLMEKIEAHEKALLHRAFSVFVFNDKNELMLQQRAAEKYHSPLLWTNTCCSHQRDGETNVEAGKRRLQEEMGFSCELEEVFSFIYKAPFDNGLTEHEYDHVMIGRFNDEPIVNTDEVASYKWMPLEEVKNDIEEHPEKYTAWFKIIFKESYDKISKYI; encoded by the coding sequence ATGAAAGAACAAGTAATTTTAGTTGATCAGCAAGACAATCCGATAGGATTAATGGAAAAAATTGAAGCACACGAAAAAGCTTTATTACACAGGGCATTTTCGGTATTTGTTTTTAATGATAAAAATGAATTGATGTTACAACAACGTGCTGCTGAAAAATATCACTCACCTTTATTGTGGACAAATACTTGTTGTTCGCATCAGAGAGACGGAGAGACCAATGTTGAAGCTGGGAAACGTAGATTACAGGAAGAAATGGGATTTTCATGTGAGTTAGAAGAGGTATTTTCTTTTATTTATAAAGCACCATTTGATAATGGCTTAACAGAACATGAATATGATCATGTAATGATTGGTCGATTTAACGACGAACCTATTGTAAACACTGATGAAGTAGCTTCGTATAAATGGATGCCTTTAGAGGAGGTAAAAAACGATATAGAAGAGCATCCAGAAAAATATACAGCTTGGTTTAAAATAATTTTTAAAGAATCGTACGATAAAATATCTAAGTATATTTAA
- a CDS encoding MBL fold metallo-hydrolase — MKKKNQVKITFLGTGTSTGVPMITSKHPVALSKNPKDKRLRSSVLVSWNDINYVIDCGPDFRQQMMREEVASINGILFTHEHADHIAGLDEIRPYCFQIGPVPIYLTERVLGVLQKRYDYIFATENRYPSAPSVAPTIISHKESFELEGVEVTPIEVMHGNLPILGYRFNNVAYITDIKTISEEEKEKLKNLDVLIVTGLRREPHKTHFNLEESLSFIEEIKPKKAYLTHISELLGLHDEVEKELPENVFLAYDGLQV; from the coding sequence ATGAAGAAAAAAAATCAAGTAAAAATAACTTTTTTAGGAACGGGAACTTCTACTGGAGTTCCAATGATTACAAGTAAACACCCTGTAGCTTTATCTAAAAACCCGAAAGACAAAAGATTACGATCTTCGGTGCTAGTTTCATGGAATGATATTAATTATGTGATTGATTGTGGGCCTGATTTTCGCCAGCAAATGATGCGTGAAGAAGTGGCGTCAATCAACGGAATTTTATTTACCCATGAACATGCAGATCATATAGCTGGTTTAGATGAAATTCGTCCGTACTGCTTTCAAATAGGACCAGTACCTATATATTTAACAGAAAGAGTGCTAGGAGTTTTACAAAAGCGATACGATTATATATTTGCAACAGAAAATCGATACCCAAGTGCACCAAGTGTAGCTCCAACTATTATTTCACATAAAGAAAGTTTTGAGTTAGAGGGAGTAGAGGTCACTCCAATTGAAGTAATGCACGGTAATTTACCAATTCTCGGATACCGTTTTAATAATGTAGCATATATAACCGATATTAAAACTATTTCAGAAGAAGAGAAAGAAAAGCTAAAAAACCTTGATGTTTTGATTGTGACAGGTTTACGAAGAGAACCTCATAAAACACATTTTAACTTAGAAGAATCATTAAGTTTTATAGAAGAAATTAAACCTAAAAAAGCATATTTAACACATATTAGTGAATTGTTAGGATTACACGATGAGGTTGAAAAAGAGTTGCCTGAAAATGTGTTCTTAGCTTATGACGGATTACAAGTTTAG